GATCGGCCGCTCCCCCGGTCCCAGCCGCGGCACGGGGCTCTCCCGCCAGAGCGCGGCGAGCATCTTCCGCTGTGGTGACGCCACGTCGACGCGGTGGTGCGCGTCCCCGGTGTACCCGATGGCGGCGTGCTCGCGGAGCACGCCGAAGCCGGCGTCGGCGAGCACGGGGTCGGCGTCGACGAGTCCGGCGACCCAGTCGTTCACGGCGGGGGTCGTCCGCATGTACGCGGGGGACATGCCGCGGAGGAACCCCATGTTCTGCACGGCGAGCGCCGTCTTGACGTACGAGCGCGCGGGACGGCTCCGGTTGAACGCCGTGCGGATCGACTGCTGCGGCTGGTGCTCGTCGGGTCCCTCGCCGAGGTCGACGAGGTCCTGCCGGCCGAGGTCGGGCGCGAAGGTCACGGCGATCCGGTGCTGCCACTGCCACGGGTGCACCGGGAACCAGGTGTACCCGTCGGGGTCGAGGCCACGGCGCTCGAGCGTCGCCTGGAAGCCTGCGACGGTCGCCGCGTCGAGCTCGGCGGCCCAGTGGTCGTGCTCGGTGCGGTCCGCGGCGAGCGCCAGGTGCGTGTGCTCCCGCCGTGCGGCGAGCCACCGGTAGCGGAAGCGGGCGCCCGCCTCCGGGGCGTGGGCGTGGTACTCGTCGAGCCCGAACCCGATCCGCCCGTTCGCGGCGACGAAGGCCGGGTGCCCCTCGGTCATCGCGGCCTCGGCGTCCTGGAACGACGCGACGACGTCGCCGTCCGTCCGCCCGCGCGCCAGCTGCGCCGCGGACGGCCCACCTCGCCGGTGCTTCGCCGCCGCGCTCGCCAGCGTCGACGCGATCTCGTCCAGGTAGGTGCCGAGCATCGAGTCCGGGATCCCGAGCACGTCCCGCAGGTCGAGCACGAGCTCCTGCGCACTGAGCGGCGCGGGGACGCCGTCACGCGTCCGGGTCAGCGAGTCCTCGTCGAGCACCCAGTGCTCGAGCGTGTGCACCCGCGCCCGGAACCGGTAGGTCGAGTCCCCCGCGTCGAGCGCCCACCCGTCACCGTCCACACGCGGCGCGGTCAACCGCTCATGGGTGAACTCGGCGATCGCCTTCGCGACGAGGTGCCGTTCCGCGGGCTCCAGGTGCTCCGGCCGCAGGTGCGCCGCCGGCCCGCCGTCGTCCGGCACCCCGATGCGCGCGGTGTCGAGCACCGAGAGGAGCGCCCGCTTGCCGTCGACGTCCACCACACGGAGCGCTCGGAACCCGACCTCGGCGTTCTTCCGCTGCACGGCCGTGTTCCGCACGTCCGGCTCGACGACGACACGGCGCGCGCCGAGCACGTCGCGGCAGTGCTCGACGACCGCTCGCATCACCGCGCTCGTCAGGCCGTGCACCCGTCCCTCGGCGGGCGGCGGTGCGACGAGCAGGTGCATGCCGACGTCGCCCGGCTCGGCGTCCCACACGTCGGTGAGCAGCACGACGGCCGGGTCGTACGTCTCGGCGTAGGCGATCGGCGCGCCGTCGCGGCGGAGCAGCCACCCCGCCTGCGCCGGGTCGTCGCGCACCGCCGTCAGGTACGTCCGGACCGCGTCCACGTCGCGGTCCGCCATCCCCCACCAGGACGACGCGGGCTCCGCCAGCCAGGACCCCAGCAGGGCGGCGTCCCGTCCCGGGTCCACGGGTTCGACGGACAGGAGGCTCGTGGCTGCGCGCGCCAGGTCGCGCTCGGCCGTGCGGGCGCTCATGCGCGCACCCCCGCGGCCTCCGGGAGGCGCGTGGTGGCGGCGCTCGCCGCCACCGGCGACGCTCCGGGAGCCGGCCGCCCGCCGGGCAGGCCGAACTCCTGGAAGGCGATCCGATCCTCCAGGCCGTACACGGCGCGCCCCGTGACGGACCGGATGATCGACGCGTTCCGCCACGCGCCCATCCCGAGGTCGGGCGCGGTCAGGCCGTGCGTGTGCTCCTCGGCGTTCTGCACCCAGATGCGGCCGCCCAGGGTGTCGACGTGCAGGTCGCGGGCGACCGCGAACCGGCCGCGCTCGTCGCGGGCGACGAGGTGCTCGACAGGGGCGAGGAAGTGGGGCGTGCGGGGGCGGTACCCGGTCGCGAGGACGAGCCGGGCGACCTCGTGCGTCGCCTCGGTGCCGAGCTGCGCGTGCCGGAGCGTCAGGCGGAAGCGGTCGCGGTCGGGCAGCCACTCTGCCGCGACCACGCTCGTGTCCGTGCGGAGCGTCGTGGGGACGGGTCCGTGGGCGCTGATCCGGTAGAGCGTGTCGTAGATCGTGTCGACGAGGTCGGCGCTGATGCCCTTGTACAGCCCGCGCTGCTCGCGACCGAGACGGTCGCGCACGTCGGGCGGCAGCGCGTGGAAGTGGTCGGTGTACTCCGGGCTCGTCATCTCGAGGGTGAGCTTGGTGTCCTCCATCGGGAAGAACCGGGGCGAGCGGGTGATCCAGTCGAGGCGGTACCCGCCGTCGCGGATGCCCTCGAGCAGGTCGCGGTAGACCTCGGCGGCGGACTGCCCGCTGCCGACGACGGCGATCGAGTCGGCGCGGCGCAGGTCCTCGCGGGCGGGCAGGTAGCCGGCGGAGTGCACGACGGGGCCGCCCAGGTCGCGGAGGGCTTCGGGAACCGCCGGCTCGGTGCCGATGCCCGTGACGACGTGGCGGGCGCGGTAGGTCTCGGGCCCGGTCGGGGTCTCGGCGTGCACCGTGAACAGGTCGGTCTCGAGGTCGTGCTCGACGGCGACGACCCGGCGGCCCCAGCGGAGGGTCTCGAGCTGGTCGGCGGCCCACCGGCAGTAGGCGTCGTACTCGCTGCGCAGGGGGTGGAAGTCCTCGCGGATGTAGAACGGGTAGAGCCGCCCGGTCCGTTTGAGCCAGGCGAGGAACGAGTACGGCGAGGTCGGGTCGGCCATCGTCACGAGGTCGGCGAGGAACGGCACCTGGATCGTGGCGTCGTCGAGCATCATGCCGTGGTGCCAGGCGAAGCCGTCGGCCTGGTCGAGGAACACGGCGTCGAGGTCGGCGATCGGGTCCGTCAGGCAGGCGAGGCCGAGGTTGAAGGGGCCGATGCCGACGCCGACGAGGTCGTGGACGGTGCCCGTGGTCGGGGTCGGGGTCGGGGTCGGGGTCGGGGTCATCGGTTCGCTCCCGTCGGCTCAGTGGTGCGGAGGTGGTTCGTCGTCGTCGCGGTGCGCTCCGCGTGCAGGCGCTCCGCGGTCGCGACCACGTGGTCGAGCGCCGCGACGACCTGCTCGGCGCTCGTCCCGGGGTCGAGCAGCGTGAGCTTGTTGCACGGCCGACCGTCGACCACGGTCTTCGCGACGAGCACCCGCCCCTCGGCGAGCAGTGCGGCGCGCAGGGGTGCGACGAGGACGTCCGCATCGGCGTCGACGACCCCGTCCGGCTGCCAGCGGAACAGCACCGTGCTCAGCTGGGTCGGCGCGACGAGCACCAGGTCCGGGTGCGCACCCACGTGCTCGTGCACCTGCTCGGTCACGTCGAGCACGGTGTCGAACGCCCGGCCGATCGCGGTCGCACCGCTCGCCCGCAGCGTCGCCCAGAGCTTGAGCGCGTCGAAGCGCCGGGTCGTCTGGAGCGACTTGTCGACCTGGTTCGGTTCGTCGGCGTCCTCGGGGTTCAGGTAGTCGGCGTGCCAGGCCGCACGGCCCAGGTCGGCCGGGTCCCGCAGGAGCAGCGCGCTCGAGGACACCGGCTGGAAGAACGACTTGTGGAAGTCCGCGGTGACGCTCCGCGCCCGTTCGATCCCGTCGAGCAGGTGCCGGCGCGTCGGGGACACGAGCAGTCCGCACCCGTACGCGGCGTCGACGTGCAGCCAGACGTCCTCGAGGTCGCACACGTCCGCGATCGGCTCGAGCGGGTCGATGCACCCGCGGTCGGTCGTCCCGGCGGTGGCGACGACGGCCATCGGCGTGCGGCCCTCGCGGCGGGCGTCCGCGACGGCGTGGGCCAGGGCGTCGGGGCGCATGCGGCCGGCGGCGTCGGCCGCGACGTCGACGACGGCGTGCTCGGGGAGCCCGAGGACCATCGCCGACTTGCGGACGCTGAAGTGGCTCGACGCGGTGGCGAACACGACCAGGTCGTCGAGCGCCGGACGGCGACCGGCCCGGCCCGTCCGGCTCGTGGCGGCCTGCCGTGCGAGCAGCAGGGCGTGCAGGTTCGACTGGGTCCCGCCGGAGGTGAAGATCCCGTCCCCGTCCGCGAAGCCGATCGTCCCGGCGGCCCAGCGGACCACGCGCCGTTCGATGTCGGTGCCGATGCGCGACTGGTCCCAGGTGTCGACCGAGGGGTTCACGGCCGCGAGCACCGTCTCCGCGGCGACGGCGGGCACCGCCACCGGGCAGTTCAGGTGCGCGAGGGAGCCGGGGTGGTGGAACCAGACCGCCTCGGCGCAGAAGAGCGTGTCGACCTCCGCGACGGCGGCCTCGGCGGTCCCGAGCGGGCGGTCGAGGTCGATCGCGGCGACCCGGTCCCGGAGCACGGCGGCCGGGGTGTCGGTGGTCGGCGCGGTGACCGACGCGAAGCGGTCCGCGGTCCGGTCGACGGCGGTGTGGACGACGGCCCGGTAGCGGTCGGCCCGGGCGGTGTCGAGGATCTCGAGCTGTGGTTCGGAGCTGTTCACGTTAGGGAAGGCTATCCTTACTTTCAGCGGTCGGGTACCCGCGGACGGGGGAAGAACGGTCGTTCTGGTGGGACTGTCCCCCGGAACAGGCGACACACCCGCCGGGTTATCGTCGGACCGTGCCCGCTGCCCCCGCCACCGCGTCGGTCGCCGTCGTCGGGGCCGGGCAGGCCGGACTGTCCGCCGCGCACCACCTCGTCCGCCGCGGGTTCGTCCCGGACGGCGACCCGGCGGGACGGACCGTCGTCGTGCTCGACGCGAACCCGCGGCCGGGCGGGGCGTGGCAGCACCGCTGGGAGTCGCTCCGGATGCGCACCGTGAACGGCATCTTCGACCTGCCCGGCATGCCCGTGCCACCGATCGACCTCGAGGAGCCGAGCCGCACGGCAGTCCCCCGGTACTTTGCGGCGTACGAGGAGCACGAGCACCTGCCGGTCCACCGCCCGGTGCACGTCCGCGCCGTCCGGTCCCTCGGGGCGACGACCACGGCGCCGCTGCACGTCGAGACGGACCGCGGCGACTGGCAGGTCCGTGCGGTCGTGAACGCCACCGGCACCTGGGACACCCCGGTCGTCCCGGACGTGCCCGGTGCCGAGCGGTTCACCGGCGAGCAGCTGCACAGCCGGGACTACGTCGACGCCGAGCACTTCCGCGGCCGGCGCGTCGCGGTCGTCGGTGGCGGGATCTCGGCCGTGCAGCTCCTCGAGGAGGTCAGCCGGGTGACCGACACCGTCTGGTACACCCGCCGCGAGCCGGTGTTCCTGCCGGGCGACTTCGTCCACGAGCTCGACGGGGTCGACGTCGAGCGCCGGGTCGCGGCGGACGTCATGGCCGGTCGCACCCCGGGCAGCATCGTGTCCTACACGGGCCTGATCTGGACCGACTACGCCGTGGCTGCCCGGGAGCGCGGCGTGCTCGACCGGCGGCCGATGTTCACGCGGATGGGGCCGCACGGGGTCGTCGAGCAGGACGGGTCGTCCACCTCGGTCGACGTCGTCATCTGGGCGACGGGCTACCGCGCCGACCTCGACCACCTCGCGCCGCTCGGGCTGCGCGGCCCGCTCGGCGGCATCCCGATGACCGGGACGCGGGTCACGGCGGACCCCCGTGTGCACCTGGTCGGCTACGGACCGTCGCAGTCCACGATCGGCGCGAACCGCGCGGGACGCGCGGCCGCCCGCGAGGTCGCGCGGTTCCTCGACGGCGCGCCGGTCCCGTCCGCGACGTGACCACAGGACGGGCGGGAGGCACGGCGCCAGCCCGCCCCGCGCCTCCCGTCCGTCGCCTGGTCGGGTCGCGACGCCGGACGCACGTGCACCCGCTCCCGCTCCCGCGCCCTGCGCCTGCGAGACGCCCCGAGTCCGCGGAACGCCTCCAGCGCAGCGAGACGCCCTCGGATCCGGCGGAGGCTCGCGGACTCGGCGGCGTCCGGCGCGCAGGAGGGCGCCTCAGGAGGCCACGGTGAGCGGTGGGAGCGGCCGGTCGGTGTCCGCGACCCGGGTCACCCGCGCGGCCAGCGAGCGGAGCGGCGTCGACAGGAGCAGCGCGTCGATGGCCCACCGTGCCGCGAGTCCGACCCGGCTGCGCGGGTAGGCGAACCGCACGACGCCGCTCGGGATGCCCTGCACGTCGTCGACGAGCGGACGCATCCAGTCGTCGAAGGCCGCCAGCGCCCGCTCGACCGACGCGGACGACGTGTCGTCACGGGCTGCGGTGTCGTCGAAGAGCTGGGCGGCCAGGGACGCGGCGAGGACGTAGCCGCTCGTCAGGGCGAGTGACGCCCCGCCGCCGCCCATCGGCGTGACGCACCACGCGGCGTCGCCGACCAGGGCGACACGCCCGCGCCGCCAGGACGGCATCCGGATCTGGGTCAGGCGGTCGACGTACAGGTCGTCGGTGGTGGCGAAGCCCGCGAGGACACGGTCGGTCTCCCACCCGACACCCTCGTACCGACGGGCGAGGGCCGCGACGACGGCCGATCGGTCCCGGCTGTCCACGTCGCCCAGGTCGTCCTGGTCGCCCTCGGCTGCGTACGCGAGGATCGCCCTCGTGGTGCCGTGCGGGTCCGGCCGGAGGTGCACCTGACGGCCGCCGACCGCCGTGTACCAGCGCCAGCGGTCGTCGTCGGAGGCGGTGCGCGGGATCGTGCCGAAGGCCATCGTGACGCCGAGGTCGCGGGGGTCGACGTCGTCCGGGGCGTTGAACACGAGGCTCCGCGTCGACGACCGGACGCCCTCGGCGACGACGAGCAGGTCGGCGTCGAACCGGCGTCGGGCCGAGGTCGTCACGGTGACGGCGTCGTCGCGGTCGGTCACCGAGGTGATCGTGTCGCCGTACACGACCTCGACCCCGTCGGGCAGGTCGTCGAGCAGGATGCGGGCGAAGTCGCCGCGCAGCACCTCGAGTTCGGCGGTCGCGCCGTCCGGCCCGTCGCCCGGCAGTTCGGCCCGGACCGACCCGTCCTGGGTGACGAGCACCGTGCCCGTCTCGGTCGTGTTCGCCGCGCGGACGGCGTCGACGAGGCCCATCCGCTCGAGGACCTCGTGGGCGACGCCGCGGACGTCGACGTTCTGGCCGCCGTCGCGGAACGCCGGCGCACGTTCGATCACCGTGACGTCCCAACCGGTGCGGCGCAGCCACCAGGCCGCGGACAGACCTGCGATGCTCGCTCCGGAGATCACTGCGTGTGGTGCGGACATGTCCTGCTCCTCGTGTGCTGTCGTCGGGCGACCGCTCGGTCGTCGTGCTTTACAGTGAAGCGACTTGACTGTGGAGGAACCTGGATGGACGTCGACCCGCTCGACACCGCGTGGACCGAGGTGGAGGTCGCGGTGATGCAGCGCCTGCGCGACTGGGCGGTGGCGTTCGACGAGCTGAACCGGCACCTCGGCGCCTGGGTCGACCTGACGCCGTCCGACGCCAACGCCCTCGGGCAGGTGCTCTGGGCCGAGCGGGCCGGCGAGCCGCTGTCGCCCGCCGAGCTGGCGCGGCGGATCGGGATGACCTCCGGGGCGACCTCGGTCCTGGTCGACCGGCTCGAGTCGGCAGGGCACGTCACCCGGCACCGGGAGAGCACCGACCGGCGGCGTGTGACGCTCCGGACGACCGAGACCGCACAGCGGGCGAACGCGGCGTTCCTCGGGTTCGCCGGGCAGGAGATCGCGTCGACGCTCCGCGGGTCGGCGCCGGACGAGACCCGGGCGGCGCTGGCGTTCCTCGACCGGATGACGGAGGCGGCCACGACCGCGAACGCCCGACTGGCACGGCGCGGGCGCTCCGGCGGCTGAGCGCGGCTGAGCCTCCACCTCCACGGTGGAGCAGAAGCTGTCGGGTCGGATCCGGATGTCCGACGTCTTCTGCTCAATCGACGAGCGACCGGAGACGCGCGACGCACGGGCAGCAGCGCGCAAGCAGCGCTCGGAGCTCGAAGCTCGGAGCTCCGAGCCCGGAGTCGACAGAGCCCGGCGGCGACACAGTCCGGGAACGACGGAACCCCCGCCGAGCCGGAGCTCGACGGGGGTTCGTGGTGTGTGACCCCAGCGGGATTCGAACCCGCGTTACCGCCGTGAGAGGGCGACGTACTAGGCCGCTGTACGATGGGGCCGTGGTCTCCGCGGACGGAGCACACGTGTTGTCGGACACGGAGGCAAGGCACCGAAGTGACCTGCTCTTGGTGACCCCAGCGGGATTCGAACCCGCGTTACCGCCGTGAGAGGGCGACGTACTAGGCCGCTGTACGATGGGGCCGTTCCGACAACCCGATAAGTATGGCACAGCAGCCGCGCACTGCCAAAACGAGGCGTGTCGCCCGGGTGTGCCGCGTCCGGAGCGGGCCGATCCGTGGATGGTGGGACGTGCCTCCAGGCCGGTGTCGGGTCAGACCTGCAGCACGTCGCCCGGCTGCAGCACCACGAGTTCCCCGTCGCCGAGCGCCTCGCGCTGGCGGCCCGTGTGCATCGCGAAGCCGACCGCGGAGAGCGTCGCCTCGTGGATCGGGTACGCACGGCGCGGTGCGACCGCGGCGATCCAGTCCATCATCTCGGCGACCTTGAGCCAGGGGGCGCCGACGGGTGCGGCGAGGACCTCGACCGGGACCCCCGGCACCGTGTAGGCGTCGCCCGGGTGGAACAGCCGGCCGTCCACGAGCACGCCGGTGTTGTCGACGACGGGGACGGACGCGTGGATCACGTTGTGCCGCGTGCCGTGGAAGTCGAGGGTGAAGGGGCCGACCTCGCGGTGGTCGCCGTCGGTGACCACGTCCACGGTGATCCCGGCGTCGGCGAGGACCGTGGCGACCCCGGGCGGTCCGAGGACGACCGCGTCCGGGTTGCGTGCGAGGATCCGGGCGACCTGCTCGGCCGTGACGTGGTCGGGGTGCTGGTGCGTGGCGACGACGGCCACGACCCCGGTGACCTCGACCGGCCGGCTGAACTCGCCGGGGTCGAGCACCAGGCGGGCGGCCCCGGACCGGACGACCTGGCAGGCGTGCTCGAGCTTGGTGACCTCCACGCCGGCGACCCTACGCCCGGGCGCGCCGAGCCGGGCGGGCCGGGCGGGCCGGGCGGGCCGGGCGGGCCGGGCCGGCGGCCGGGCCGGGCGGGCCTCAGCACAACCAGAAGCACACCGTGCCACGGACTTCGACGGCGCGGCGTGCTTCCGGTTGTGCGGCAGCACGCCGCACCACGGACCGGCCCGCGCGATCGCGGCGCGCCGCCGCGCCCCCGCGCCCTACCGCCGCGGGGCCGCCGTCGACGTGCGCACCACGAGCTCCGCCGGCGCCGCGGGCAGCGGACCCGCCGAGCCACCGTCGACCTCGGCGAGCACGGCCCGTGCCGCCGCGCGGCCCTGCGCCTCCGGGTCCTGCGCCACGGTGGTCAGCCCGACGACCGCGCCGTACTCGTGGCCGTCGATGCCCATCACGGAGACGTCCCCCGGGACCGAGAGCCCGGCCCGCGACGCCGCGAGCAGCACCCCGAGCGCCATCTCGTCCGAGGCGCAGAACACCGCCGTGGGACGGTCCGTCGGGTCACGGGCGAACAGGTCCGCGCCGGCTGCCACTCCCCCGGCGAACGAGAACCGTCCGTCGAGCAGCCGGTCCTCGCGGACGTCGAGGCCCCGAACGCGCATCGCGTCCGCGAACCCGTCCCGGCGCAGGTACGGCACGGCGACGTTCATGCCGTCCTCGTCCTGGCCGCCGAGGTACGCGACCTCGCGGTGGCCGAGCCCGGCGAGGTGCCCGATCGCGGTCTCGGTGACGGCGAGGTCGTCGACCCCGACGTTCCGGAGCCCGGGCGCGGGGCCCCCGATCACGATCATCGGGTGCCGGGTGAGCTCGAGCTCGGCGCGTTCGGTCTCGTCGAGCACGAGCGAGAGCAGCACGAGGCCGTCGACGCGGTGCCGGAGCATCGAGCGTCGGAACGCCCGACCCCGGTCGCCGCCGGGACCGCCGAGGTTGTAGAGCACGAGGTCGTACCCGGCGCGCCGCAGCTCCGCGTCGATCCCGCCGAGGGCCCGCACGTAGAACCAGCGGTCGATCACCGGGACGACCACGCCGACGGCCCGCTGCCGTCCCGTGGCGAGTCCGGCCGCCGCCGAGCTCGGCACGTACCCGAGCTCGTCGGCGACCCGCCGCACCTGGTCGATGGTGGCGTCCGCCACCGTCGGCATCCCCCGCAGCGCGCGGGACACGGTCGACTTGGACAGGCCCGTGACGGTCGCGATCTCCTGGATCCCCATGGGCATGCCGGGAGGCCCGTCAGCCGTCGGCGCCGTGCGTCGCGTCCGCGACGGGCCGGGTGCGGACCGCGGCCGGCGACGCCGGTGCGGACACGGACGCGGTCCGGCCCGGAGCGGCGCGGTCGACGCCGCTCCGGGAGGACCCGGGCCGGCCGCTCGCCGGTCCTGCCGCACCGATACCGTCGACGACCCCGGTCGCCGCCGCGTGCCGCCGGAGGACGGAGACCCGCCACCGGTCGAGCACCACCACGGCGAGCACGCAGACGAGCAGGGTCATCGCCCAGCCGAGCGCGGGGCGTCCGGTGACCTCGCAGAACACCGTGACGCCGAGGAACAGGACGCCGAAGGTGCCGGCGAAGCCGATCGCCTCCTCGATCCGGGCGGTGGGACGTGTGGGTCCTCGCTGTGCCATGACTCCGTCAGCCCTTCACGCCGCCGGCGGTGAGGCCGGCCACGATGCGTCGCTGGAACACGAGCACCAGGATGACGAGTGGGATCGTGACGATCGTGCCCGCCGCCATGACCGCCGTGTACGGCTCCTGGTGCGGCTGCGACCCGGCGAACGACGCGATCGCGACGGTGACCGGCTGGGTGGCGTCGGACGACAGCTGGGACGAGATGAGGTACTCGTTCCAGGACGAGATGAACGCCAGGATCGCGGTCGTGAACACGGCAGGGGCGGCGAGCGGCAGGATGATCCGCCGGAACGCCGACACCCGGGTGCACCCGTCGATGCGGGCCGCCTCCTCGAGGTCCCACGGCATCTCGCGGAAGAACGACGCGAGGGTGTAGACGGTCAGGGGCAGCACGAACGAGATGCTCGGCAGGATGAGCGCCTGGTAGGTGCCCATCCAGCCGATGTCCGTGAAGAGCTGGAACAGCGGCGAGATGAGCGCGACACCCGGGAACATCGACGCGGCGAGGATCGCGCCGGCGATGAGCGACTTGCCCTTGAACTCGAGCCGGGCCAGCGCGTACGCCGCACTCGTGCCGACGAGCAGCGCGATGATCGTGACCACACCGCCGATAAGCAGGCTGTTGAGCAGCGCACGACCGAGGTGGTTGCCGAGCGCCGTCGAGAACGCCGTCGTGTAGTTGTCGAGCGTGACGTGCGTCGGCCACGGGGTGGCGTCGAACGTGAAGCCGACGTCCCGGAAGCTCGTGACGACCATCCAGTAGAACGGCAGCAGGCACCACACGGCGATGACCACGGCCTGGATGCCGGTGCGGAGCCGCGGGCCGGTGTGCCGCTTGACCCTGACATCGCCGCGTGCGCCAGCACGTTCGGCGGGAATGTGTAGCCGGTCTGCTGCGAGCGTCACTTGAGTTCACCCTTCTGCTGGGCGGCCTGGGTCTGCACGACGTTCGCACCGAGGAACCGGACGAAGACGAACGCGACGAGGAAGATCACCAGGAACGTGATGGTGGAGAGTGCCGAGGCGGAGTTGAAGCCCTGCCGGATCTGGTCGACGACCAGGATCGACAGCGTGGTCGTCGCGTTGCCCGAGCCACCACCGCCGCCCGTGAGGATCGCCGGCAGGTCGTACATGCGCAGCGCGTCGAGCACGCGGAACAGGACGGCGACCATGAGCGCGGGCTTGATGAGCGGCAGCGTGATGTTGACGAAGCGCTGCACGGTGGAGGCGCCGTCCATCTTCCCGGCCTCGTAGACCTCCTCCGGGATGAGCTGCAGCCCGGCGAGGATGAGGAGCGCCATGAACGGCGTCGTCTTCCAGGTGTCGGCGATGATGATCGCCCAGCGGGACGCCCACTCGCTCGAGGTCCACAGGATCTGCTGCCCGAGCACGTGGTTGAGCACGCCGTTCGCGTCGAAGATGAAGTACCAGAGCTTCGCGGTGACGGCGGTCGGGATGGCCCACGGCACCAGGATCGCGGCACGGACGAAGGCGCGGCCCTTGAAGTTGCGGTTCATGATGATCGCCATCCACACGCCGATGACGGTCTCGAGCGCGACGGTCACCACGGTGAAGAAGACCGTGTTGCCCATCGACACCCAGAACTGCGAGCCGAGGTTGCCGGGCGGGCAGGTGGTGTTGCCGCACTGCTGTGCGAGCCAGTGCACGTAGTTCGTGACGCCGGCGAACCCCCCCTGCACGAACAGGCCGGTCGCCTTGTCGAGTCCGGCGTCGAGCTGGAACGACTGGATGACGGCGCTGACGACGGGGTAGCCGATGACGATCGCGAGGAGCACGATCGTCGGGCCGATCAGGTACACGGCCCACCGGCCGTGCTCGGCGTTCAGTCCGCCCTTGCGCCGCTTCGGCGGCTCCATCCCCTGTGGGTTCGGGATGGCGGCGGGGATCTCGGTTGCTGCGGACACGTGGCGGCCTCCTTGCCGGGTGTCGGGACGCATGTGGGGGCGGACGGGAGGATCGTGGCGGGACCGCCACGATCCTCCAGTCCGCTGCGGCGTCAGCCGCGGGCCACGGTCAGTTGCTGTTGCCGCTGGTCGCGGTCTTGAGCGCGGCCTGCATGTCCTTGACGGCCTCGTCGACGCTCTTCGAGCCCTTGAGCGCGGCGTAGGAGTTGTCCTGGATCGCCTTCGTCACGGCTGGGTAGAACGGCGTCACCGGACGCGGCTCGGCCGACTCGATCGACTTCAGCAGGGTGGGCAGGTACGGCAGCTTCGACGTGAGCTCGGAGTCGGTGTACAGGTCACCGACGACCGGGGCCAGCGAGCCCTGCGTCGCGAAGAACTTCTGCGTCTCGTTCGACTCCAGGAACTCGAGGAAGTCGTGCGCGGTCGCCTTGTGCTTCGAGTACACGCTGATCGCGGCGTTGTGCCCGCCGAGCGTCGAGGCGCCCGTACCGTCCTTGCCGGGGATCGGCGCGATGCCGAACGTGTCCTTCACCGTGCTCGACCCGTCGGTCTTCGCGAGGTTGTAGACGTACGGCCAGTTGCGCAGGAAGAGCAGCTTGCCGCTCTCGAACGCGGTGCGGCCCTGCTCCTCCTGGTAGGTGATCGCCTCGGCCGGGATGTTCCCGTCCTTGAACGCGTCGACCAGGTTCTGCAGACCGGCCTTCGCATCGGCCGTGTCGACGTCGGGCGAGCCGCTCTTGTTCAGGACCGAACCACCGGAGCCGTTGATCGCCTCGGAGGCGTTCACGGTCAGGCCCTCGTACTTCGCGAACTGACCGGCGTAGCAGCCGATGCCGGCCTGCTTGGCGATGTCGCAGTCCTTCATCATCTCGGCCCACGTGGTCGGGGGCGTCTTGACGAGGTCCTTGCGGTAGTAGAGCAGCGCACCGTCGGAGGTCTGCGGTGCGGCGTAGAGCGTGTCGTTGTACGTCGCGGTCTTCACCGTGGACGGCAGGAGCTTCGAGGTGTCGATCTTCATCTTGCCGGTGAGCGGGGTCAACCAGCCCTTCGCGGCGAACTCCGCGGTCCAGACGACGTCGACGTCGACCACGTCGTAGTTCGCGTCCTTGGCCTGGAAGTGCTGCACGAGGTCGTCGTGCTGCTGGTCGGCCTGGTCGGACTGTTCCTTGAACGTGACCTTCTCGTCCGGGTGGGCGGCGTTCCACTTC
The Curtobacterium citreum genome window above contains:
- a CDS encoding NAD(P)-binding domain-containing protein — protein: MPAAPATASVAVVGAGQAGLSAAHHLVRRGFVPDGDPAGRTVVVLDANPRPGGAWQHRWESLRMRTVNGIFDLPGMPVPPIDLEEPSRTAVPRYFAAYEEHEHLPVHRPVHVRAVRSLGATTTAPLHVETDRGDWQVRAVVNATGTWDTPVVPDVPGAERFTGEQLHSRDYVDAEHFRGRRVAVVGGGISAVQLLEEVSRVTDTVWYTRREPVFLPGDFVHELDGVDVERRVAADVMAGRTPGSIVSYTGLIWTDYAVAARERGVLDRRPMFTRMGPHGVVEQDGSSTSVDVVIWATGYRADLDHLAPLGLRGPLGGIPMTGTRVTADPRVHLVGYGPSQSTIGANRAGRAAAREVARFLDGAPVPSAT
- a CDS encoding FAD-dependent oxidoreductase — translated: MSAPHAVISGASIAGLSAAWWLRRTGWDVTVIERAPAFRDGGQNVDVRGVAHEVLERMGLVDAVRAANTTETGTVLVTQDGSVRAELPGDGPDGATAELEVLRGDFARILLDDLPDGVEVVYGDTITSVTDRDDAVTVTTSARRRFDADLLVVAEGVRSSTRSLVFNAPDDVDPRDLGVTMAFGTIPRTASDDDRWRWYTAVGGRQVHLRPDPHGTTRAILAYAAEGDQDDLGDVDSRDRSAVVAALARRYEGVGWETDRVLAGFATTDDLYVDRLTQIRMPSWRRGRVALVGDAAWCVTPMGGGGASLALTSGYVLAASLAAQLFDDTAARDDTSSASVERALAAFDDWMRPLVDDVQGIPSGVVRFAYPRSRVGLAARWAIDALLLSTPLRSLAARVTRVADTDRPLPPLTVAS
- a CDS encoding MarR family winged helix-turn-helix transcriptional regulator — its product is MDVDPLDTAWTEVEVAVMQRLRDWAVAFDELNRHLGAWVDLTPSDANALGQVLWAERAGEPLSPAELARRIGMTSGATSVLVDRLESAGHVTRHRESTDRRRVTLRTTETAQRANAAFLGFAGQEIASTLRGSAPDETRAALAFLDRMTEAATTANARLARRGRSGG
- a CDS encoding MBL fold metallo-hydrolase — encoded protein: MEVTKLEHACQVVRSGAARLVLDPGEFSRPVEVTGVVAVVATHQHPDHVTAEQVARILARNPDAVVLGPPGVATVLADAGITVDVVTDGDHREVGPFTLDFHGTRHNVIHASVPVVDNTGVLVDGRLFHPGDAYTVPGVPVEVLAAPVGAPWLKVAEMMDWIAAVAPRRAYPIHEATLSAVGFAMHTGRQREALGDGELVVLQPGDVLQV
- a CDS encoding LacI family DNA-binding transcriptional regulator; protein product: MPMGIQEIATVTGLSKSTVSRALRGMPTVADATIDQVRRVADELGYVPSSAAAGLATGRQRAVGVVVPVIDRWFYVRALGGIDAELRRAGYDLVLYNLGGPGGDRGRAFRRSMLRHRVDGLVLLSLVLDETERAELELTRHPMIVIGGPAPGLRNVGVDDLAVTETAIGHLAGLGHREVAYLGGQDEDGMNVAVPYLRRDGFADAMRVRGLDVREDRLLDGRFSFAGGVAAGADLFARDPTDRPTAVFCASDEMALGVLLAASRAGLSVPGDVSVMGIDGHEYGAVVGLTTVAQDPEAQGRAAARAVLAEVDGGSAGPLPAAPAELVVRTSTAAPRR
- a CDS encoding carbohydrate ABC transporter permease encodes the protein MTLAADRLHIPAERAGARGDVRVKRHTGPRLRTGIQAVVIAVWCLLPFYWMVVTSFRDVGFTFDATPWPTHVTLDNYTTAFSTALGNHLGRALLNSLLIGGVVTIIALLVGTSAAYALARLEFKGKSLIAGAILAASMFPGVALISPLFQLFTDIGWMGTYQALILPSISFVLPLTVYTLASFFREMPWDLEEAARIDGCTRVSAFRRIILPLAAPAVFTTAILAFISSWNEYLISSQLSSDATQPVTVAIASFAGSQPHQEPYTAVMAAGTIVTIPLVILVLVFQRRIVAGLTAGGVKG